The following are encoded in a window of Rosa chinensis cultivar Old Blush chromosome 4, RchiOBHm-V2, whole genome shotgun sequence genomic DNA:
- the LOC112196475 gene encoding uncharacterized protein LOC112196475, translated as MRKGSTSIASTVLFPDVLAFLLFLVQVQARNLNEADCSSSCGDIHNIKYPFHLKGDPSGCGDPDFEFSCVNNKTILEIFPGKYYVKNISYTDNLLRLVDVNFANGSCSLPSGSIENSDGFVQDVRYKGHVNYTTGSRIRFVKCSRNVTLQNNEKYYYNYTEVPCLTRNGTYTYAVLDGMYTAMDYPPTCSLVSLAPVDYHEDVYKSPTYEAIVKELQAGFDLGWSVECRDCSLAGKHCVIDDKAWDTRPIIFQCAKDYKELTQFEARLIIVGICVAGVIGLLLIVAVLVFVIRKYKKRNKPVKNLQNQQSSTL; from the exons ATGAGGAAAGGCTCAACATCAATTGCATCAACCGTTCTTTTTCCTGACGTCCTAGCTTTTCTGCTCTTCCTTGTTCAAGTTCAAGCAAGAAACTTGAATGAAGCTGATTGTTCTTCTTCCTGTGGAGATATCCACAACATCAAGTACCCTTTCCACCTTAAAGGCGATCCATCCGGCTGCGGTGACCCCGACTTTGAATTCTCATGTGTCAACAACAAAACCATCCTCGAAATATTTCCGGGTAAATACTACGTCAAAAACATTTCATACACTGACAATCTACTCCGTTTAGTTGACGTCAACTTCGCAAACGGAAGCTGCAGCCTCCCATCTGGTTCTATAGAAAATTCAGATGGTTTCGTCCAAGACGTTCGTTACAAGGGTCATGTCAACTACACAACTGGATCTCGTATCCGATTTGTCAAGTGCTCAAGAAATGTCACCCTGCAGAATAATGAGAAGTATTATTATAACTACACGGAGGTTCCTTGTTTGACAAGAAATGGAACTTACACGTATGCTGTTCTAGATGGAATGTACACGGCTATGGATTATCCACCGACGTGCTCACTTGTTTCGCTGGCTCCTGTGGATTATCATGAAGATGTTTATAAGTCCCCTACTTATGAAGCCATAGTGAAAGAGTTGCAGGCAGGGTTTGATCTCGGTTGGTCTGTTGAGTGCAGGGATTGCTCTTTGGCTGGTAAGCATTGCGTAATCGATGACAAAGCATGGGACACTAGGCCTATCATATTCCAATGTGCAAAAG ATTACAAAGAACTCACACAGTTTGAAGCAAGATTGATCATTGTGGGAATCTGTGTGGCAG GTGTAATTGGTCTATTGCTTATAGTTGCTGTATTGGTGTTTGTTATCCGCAAATATAAGAAACGAAACAAGCCCGTGAAGAATCTACAGAACCAGCAATCATCGACACTTTGA
- the LOC112196776 gene encoding zinc finger protein CONSTANS-LIKE 10 gives MAKICDFCSTSSGAVHCKADAAHLCLSCDAKLHSANQVVNRHPRTILYDSGNYLSAYVGCLDHGSCDGGIELMCHLCDRNHHVTTSQVHQRLSINSYTGCPAAEDLPAIWGLQVNHDHTSSTSHVGSLDILGQILDLQMIQTSVPLGLCSNTTSQLRSEKMQDQLGVCDDDSNIPDDEYLAFLNLEELIGDEDDQDLILRTQKLLDDHGNGNYHNLDTAAASMDGPCESSSIPVNGSLCSPCSSVLYNPLSTSVVSQGVKGEQVFDARANAVMRYKQKKHSRVYERKIRYQKRKAIADTRKRVGGRFASN, from the exons ATGGCGAAAATTTGTGACTTTTGCTCGACCTCAAGCGGAGCTGTACACTGTAAAGCCGATGCGGCACATCTCTGCCTGTCTTGCGATGCAAAACTTCATTCAGCTAACCAAGTAGTGAACCGGCATCCCCGTACCATCTTATACGACTCCGGCAACTACCTCTCAGCTTATGTTGGCTGTTTGGATCACGGCAGCTGCGACGGTGGCATCGAGCTTATGTGCCACTTGTGTGACCGGAACCACCATGTGACGACATCCCAGGTGCATCAGAGACTTTCAATCAACAGTTACACGGGTTGCCCGGCTGCCGAGGACTTACCAGCAATTTGGGGTTTGCAAGTGAATCATGATCACACTAGTAGTACAAGTCATGTGGGGAGCTTGGATATTTTGGGCCAGATTCTCGACTTGCAAATGATTCAGACTAGTGTTCCTCTTGGACTGTGCAGCAATACAACTAGTCAG CTGCGATCTGAAAAGATGCAAGACCAGCTTGGGGTTTGTGATGATGATTCAAATATACCTGATGATGAGTATCTAGCATTCCTGAACTTGGAAGAACTAATCGGAGACGAAGATGATCAAGATCTTATTCTGAGAACCCAGAAGCTGCTTGATGATCACGGGAACGGCAATTATCACAACCTAGATACGGCGGCAGCCTCCATGGACGGTCCGTGTGAAAGTTCTTCTATTCCTGTCAATGGATCTTTATGTTCGCCCTGCTCGTCAGTACTCTACAATCCTTTAAGCACTAGTGTCGTTTCACAAGGTGTCAAGGGTGAACAAGTCTTTGACGCCAGAGCAAATGCCGTGATGAGGTACAAGCAGAAGAAGCATTCTCGTGT gtATGAAAGGAAAATTCGATACCAAAAGAGGAAAGCCATAGCTGATACACGTAAGCGGGTGGGAGGTCGATTTGCAAGCAATTAA
- the LOC112200181 gene encoding zinc finger CCCH domain-containing protein 15: MSRYDFSASGVKLKPRMQNDVAYSTASARIGTSAMSSSQPQPYGGVYSSVYSSSIFGPKPSSVAPYGVQSNSDTSQAYRNKLYQSLLVQNRQEMVNRHSLCLKRLHEAAEEADALRRENSHLRNVNVELNKQLSLLIHASIQKEIEASSSSVQRSPFGIVNGIRGLSIDGKSSAQEEEELSDQSPTSEEAENVDVERISLPKSISVRSNGYVKLPPVTAATNAAARIQTAARSRIAKAISASQKVYVQGGKKEEVPLELEVFNQGMFKTELCNKWQESGDCPYKDHCQFAHGVEELRPVIRHPRYKTEVCRMVLAGDVCPYGHRCHFRHALTEEEKELAGGNNTPSRPIR; encoded by the exons ATGTCACGTTACGACTTCAGTGCTTCTGGAG TGAAACTGAAACCGAGAATGCAAAACGACGTCGCCTACTCCACCGCCTCAGCTCGCATCGGAACCTCCGCAATGTCATCATCGCAGCCTCAACCGTACGGCGGTGTTTACAGCTCCGTTTACTCCTCCTCGATCTTCGGTCCAAAGCCTTCTTCCGTCGCACCTTACGGCGTCCAATCAAACTCCGACACGTCGCAGGCCTACCGCAACAAACTCTACCAGTCTCTGCTGGTCCAAAACCGGCAGGAGATGGTCAACCGCCACAGCCTCTGCCTGAAGCGCCTCCACGAGGCGGCGGAGGAAGCCGACGCTCTCCGCCGTGAGAACAGCCACCTCCGCAACGTCAACGTCGAGCTGAACAAGCAACTCAGTCTCCTCATCCACGCCTCCATCCAGAAAGAGATcgaagcttcttcaagctctgtGCAGAGGTCGCCGTTTGGGATCGTCAACGGAATTCGCGGCCTGTCAATTGACGGCAAGTCGTCGGCTCAAGAGGAAGAGGAATTGAGCGATCAGAGTCCGACGAGTGAAGAGGCCGAGAATGTTGATGTGGAGAGGATTTCGCTGCCGAAGAGCATATCGGTGAGGTCCAACGGCTACGTGAAGCTTCCTCCGGTGACCGCTGCTACCAACGCCGCCGCTCGGATTCAGACAGCGGCCAGATCTCGAATCGCCAAGGCAATCAGTGCTTCA CAAAAGGTGTACGTTCAAGGAGGGAAGAAAGAGGAAGTGCCACTTGAACTGGAGGTGTTCAACCAGGGAATGTTCAAGACTGAACTCTGCAACAAATGGCAGGAGTCTGGTGACTGCCCCTACAAAGACCACTGCCAATTTGCTCACGGTGTGGAGGAGCTGCGCCCGGTGATTCGCCACCCGCGCTACAAGACCGAGGTCTGCAGAATGGTGCTAGCCGGTGATGTCTGTCCATATGGCCATCGCTGCCATTTTCGCCACGCGCTCActgaggaggagaaggagctTGCTGGTGGCAACAATACGCCCAGCAGGCCAATCAGGTAA
- the LOC112196603 gene encoding putative zinc finger protein At1g68190 gives MEKICEFCLASRPVVHCKADAAYLCLSCDAKIHSANAIVNRHHRTVLCDSCNYLSAYVQCLDHNDHRIRLMCHFCDQSQHEISSSRSHPKRQFSGYTGCPSAEQFAAMWGFQLNDDITLSITSRYCVEHLNTLGHQILHLKRLQLTDQETSINIDSNSVHQLIYGQEQTSHHLSSNTSSTVGVPLHTESIWQWTSPVQSTSQVDSQNVQDQIQVCKKLTCPDDSNLSNAECLAVLNFELGLLVDDDDNNHDDVPLSYASSTMDQSRAEASIHINGSSSSSTSSSVFCTIPGNVSSCGLKGEEQLEARAKAMIRYKEKKRSRSHAKTIRYPNRKARAAVRKRVNGRFV, from the exons ATGGAGAAAATTTGCGAGTTCTGCTTGGCATCAAGGCCAGTGGTACACTGTAAAGCCGATGCAGCATATCTTTGCCTTTCCTGCGATGCCAAAATCCACTCAGCTAACGCAATTGTAAACCGGCACCACCGTACAGTCTTATGTGATTCATGCAACTACCTCTCAGCCTATGTTCAGTGTCTAGATCACAACGATCACCGCATCAGGCTCATGTGTCATTTCTGTGACCAGAGCCAGCATGAGATCTCTAGTTCCCGATCACACCCAAAAAGGCAATTCTCCGGTTACACAGGTTGCCCTTCTGCTGAGCAGTTTGCAGCAATGTGGGGTTTCCAGCTGAATGATGACATCACTCTCTCTATAACCAGTAGATATTGTGTGGAACATTTAAATACTCTTGGCCACCAGATTCTTCACTTGAAAAGGCTTCAGCTCACTGATCAGGAAACCAGTATAAATATCGATTCAAATTCAGTACATCAGCTTATATATGGCCAAGAACAAACGAGTCATCACCTATCTTCTAACACATCAAGCACCGTTGGAGTTCCGTTGCATACAGAATCAATTTGGCAGTGGACGAGTCCGGTTCAAAGTACTAGTCAG GTTGATTCTCAAAATGTGCAAGATCAGATCCAGGTCTGCAAGAAACTCACTTGTCCTGATGATTCCAATTTATCGAATGCTGAATGTTTGGCAGTCCTAAACTTTGAATTAGGATTACTcgtagatgatgatgataataatCATGATGATGTACCGTTGTCTTATGCCTCCTCCACCATGGACCAATCAAGAGCAGAAGCCTCTATTCACATCAATGGGTCTTCATCTTCGTCGACCTCTTCGTCCGTATTCTGTACAATTCCAGGCAATGTTAGTTCCTGCGGCCTCAAGGGTGAAGAACAATTGGAAGCCAGAGCAAAGGCCATGATTAGGTACAAAGAGAAGAAGCGATCCCGTTC GCATGCAAAAACAATTCGATATCCAAATAGGAAAGCAAGAGCTGCTGTACGTAAGCGTGTGAATGGCCGGTTTGTGTAG
- the LOC112200603 gene encoding uncharacterized protein LOC112200603 has product MKSLRKEESAAASILLYSVLTSLFFLAVQARSHKPGCASSCGDIENISYPFRLKVDPVGCGDPDYELSCVNNKTILEIFPGKYYVKNISYDEHIIRLVDVNFADRSSCSLPSGSVVSRDGYVNDFRFLALGTNQTYTQFVKCSRNISQANVAAYNYTAVPCLTRVNGTNYFYAVYDGYYLARPRQPPCSLISVAISDYHENFVEPLSYEAIMKQLEAGFDLGWSVECRDCSLAGKSCGVDVSDLNLGTKPLPYQCYEGTEYKEPTELQIILIFVGIALGALFAVVLLVVLLVFRIRRCMRRHQRKKNQQQSSTPALISSS; this is encoded by the exons ATGAAGAGTCTGAGGAAAGAAGAATCAGCAGCTGCATCCATTCTCCTCTATTCTGTGCTGACTTCTCTATTTTTCCTTGCAGTTCAAGCAAGAAGTCATAAACCAGGGTGTGCTTCTTCGTGTGGAGATATCGAAAACATCAGCTACCCTTTTCGCCTAAAGGTTGATCCAGTAGGCTGCGGTGACCCTGACTATGAACTATCATGTGTGAACAACAAAACCATCCTCGAAATATTTCCAGGCAAATACTATGTCAAGAACATTTCTTATGATGAACATATTATCCGTTTGGTTGATGTCAACTTTGCCGATAGAAGCAGCTGCAGCCTTCCATCGGGATCTGTTGTATCGAGGGATGGATATGTCAATGATTTTCGCTTCTTGGCACTTGGCACAAATCAAACTTACACACAGTTTGTGAAGTGCTCCAGAAACATCAGCCAGGCTAATGTAGCTGCTTACAACTACACGGCTGTTCCATGTTTAACTAGAGTTAATGGGACTAATTACTTCTATGCTGTTTATGATGGCTACTACTTAGCTCGTCCTCGTCAACCACCATGCTCGCTTATTTCAGTGGCTATTTCAGATTATCATGAAAATTTTGTTGAGCCCCTATCTTATGAAGCCATCATGAAGCAATTGGAGGCAGGGTTTGATCTGGGATGGTCCGTTGAGTGTCGCGACTGCTCTTTAGCTGGCAAATCATGTGGAGTAGATGTAAGTGATCTAAATTTGGGTACTAAGCCACTCCCCTATCAATGTTATGAAG GTACAGAGTACAAAGAACCCACTGAGCTCCAAATAATCTTAATATTTGTGGGAATTGCTTTGGGAG CTCTGTTTGCTGTAGTGCTTTTAGTGGTTTTATTGGTGTTTCGCATCCGCAGATGTATGAGACGACATCAGCGGAAGAAGAATCAGCAGCAATCATCGACGCCAGCATTAATCAGCAGTTCTTGA
- the LOC112197808 gene encoding E3 ubiquitin-protein ligase RHA2A, with product MGLQGQLSDVSSDSIPLLLVAVIATFIGHLRSSLFSFLHSLGLSRLERPPPDDGLLASTVGSGLAGLVVLAEQLNLNRLFSYRYDHSRHRDAAVPDCVVCLSSLKDGDQVRMLHCRHVFHKHCFDGWLDHLNFSCPICRSPLVQDERVAQTRRRVGGDLLHWFSLRAN from the coding sequence ATGGGGTTACAGGGGCAGCTGAGCGACGTGTCGTCAGACTCCATCCCGCTCTTATTGGTGGCCGTCATCGCCACATTCATCGGCCACCTCCGCTCCTCCCTCTTCAGCTTTCTCCATTCCCTCGGCCTCTCCCGACTCGAGCGCCCTCCCCCGGACGACGGACTCCTTGCCTCCACAGTCGGCTCGGGGCTCGCCGGCCTCGTGGTCCTCGCCGAACAGCTCAACCTCAACCGCCTCTTCTCGTACCGCTACGACCACAGCCGCCACCGCGACGCCGCCGTTCCCGACTGCGTGGTCTGCTTGTCCAGCTTAAAAGACGGCGACCAGGTCCGCATGCTCCACTGCCGCCACGTCTTCCACAAGCACTGCTTCGACGGCTGGCTCGACCACCTCAACTTCAGTTGCCCTATCTGCCGCTCCCCGCTCGTCCAAGACGAGCGCGTCGCCCAAACGCGCCGCCGCGTCGGTGGTGACCTCCTCCACTGGTTCTCTCTCCGCGCCAATTGA